A section of the Corynebacterium tuberculostearicum genome encodes:
- a CDS encoding HAD-IA family hydrolase — protein MPKLLFDMYGVLMRPATPESHADLERLLAPPDPEAMWEAYGFYRPDYDAGIFSDSHYWNEVAARAGLGEVPVAEAVACENSGLLEADADMVALVKGLIGEGYSVGILSNIPTTLAGQVRKKQPWLEDCAAVTFSCDIGVAKPHPEAYRVAVDALAAQPKDTHFFDDRVDYVEGASYCGLNAHLFRGIDSVREVLSVLE, from the coding sequence ATGCCCAAACTCCTCTTTGATATGTACGGCGTGCTCATGCGCCCGGCAACCCCAGAAAGCCACGCGGACTTGGAGCGCCTCCTCGCGCCGCCAGATCCAGAGGCGATGTGGGAGGCCTACGGGTTTTATCGGCCGGACTACGATGCCGGCATTTTTAGCGATAGCCACTACTGGAATGAGGTAGCAGCCCGCGCCGGGTTGGGGGAGGTTCCCGTCGCTGAGGCAGTAGCGTGTGAAAACAGCGGCCTATTAGAAGCGGACGCCGACATGGTAGCGCTGGTCAAGGGGCTTATCGGGGAAGGCTATAGCGTGGGCATCTTATCCAATATCCCCACCACGCTGGCGGGCCAAGTGCGAAAGAAGCAACCGTGGCTCGAGGACTGCGCGGCGGTGACGTTCAGCTGCGATATTGGCGTGGCCAAGCCCCACCCAGAGGCCTATCGGGTGGCCGTGGATGCGCTCGCCGCGCAGCCGAAGGATACGCACTTTTTTGATGACCGCGTCGATTACGTGGAGGGCGCTAGCTACTGCGGGCTCAATGCCCACCTCTTTCGCGGCATCGACTCGGTACGCGAGGTGCTAAGCGTGCTGGAGTGA
- a CDS encoding ROK family transcriptional regulator — translation MIKPGPVFTRPRTPAAKCLHLVRLNPIITRSELVEATGLSQPTITRATTSLLNAGLIQERTDLTQSRGRGRPTVPLEAADNDWALGGISVGTKQTYIGLYDTKGRTLSEEELTTPVANLSEDDFLEHIMAGINRMMTSLNHRLVSLGVTTSGTVDDNGLVTAENLNWHGVDIAERLRFQFGVPVVVSSAIPAILGSETQAAEIGTSERVLVLFADDSIGSALSVEDEVSPIIPVPATHSELLGHGTSEHLLATQHILEAVRHEGVEAASLADAAQAADSHPAVRAILDERARQLGAITAELVKAHSPATVVIAGGAFTDDPKAPKQFAATVRASAGEELQLRMIPGHKEIVRAVARTVATDQLLRQPLDLGRSLQHA, via the coding sequence ATGATCAAACCTGGCCCAGTGTTCACGCGTCCCCGCACACCGGCCGCAAAGTGCCTTCATTTGGTGCGCCTGAACCCGATCATCACCCGGAGCGAGCTGGTGGAAGCCACCGGACTTTCCCAGCCCACCATCACGCGCGCTACTACTTCCCTACTCAACGCGGGCCTCATCCAGGAACGCACCGACCTCACCCAGTCCCGCGGGCGCGGCCGGCCCACCGTACCGCTTGAGGCGGCCGATAATGACTGGGCGCTCGGCGGCATCTCCGTGGGCACCAAGCAGACCTACATCGGCCTCTACGACACCAAGGGCCGCACCTTGAGCGAAGAGGAATTGACCACGCCGGTGGCAAACCTCAGCGAAGATGACTTCCTCGAGCACATCATGGCCGGCATCAACCGCATGATGACCAGCCTGAACCACCGCTTGGTCTCCCTCGGCGTGACCACCTCCGGCACGGTGGATGATAACGGCCTGGTCACCGCGGAAAACCTCAATTGGCACGGCGTGGACATTGCCGAGCGCCTGCGCTTCCAGTTCGGCGTACCCGTGGTGGTCTCCTCCGCCATCCCGGCCATCCTCGGCTCCGAAACCCAAGCGGCCGAGATTGGCACCAGCGAGCGCGTCCTGGTGCTCTTCGCGGACGATTCCATCGGCTCCGCCCTCTCCGTGGAGGACGAGGTCAGCCCCATTATTCCCGTGCCTGCGACTCACTCCGAGCTGCTGGGCCACGGCACCTCCGAGCACCTGCTGGCCACCCAGCACATCCTGGAGGCGGTACGCCACGAGGGCGTGGAGGCAGCCTCGCTTGCCGACGCCGCCCAGGCCGCCGACTCCCACCCCGCCGTCCGCGCCATTTTGGACGAGCGCGCCCGCCAGTTGGGCGCCATCACCGCAGAACTGGTCAAGGCCCACTCCCCGGCCACCGTGGTTATTGCCGGCGGCGCGTTTACCGATGACCCGAAGGCCCCCAAGCAATTCGCCGCCACCGTCCGCGCCTCCGCGGGCGAAGAGTTGCAGCTGCGCATGATCCCCGGCCATAAGGAGATCGTCCGCGCGGTAGCCCGCACCGTCGCCACCGATCAGCTACTGCGCCAGCCGCTGGATCTGGGCCGCTCACTCCAGCACGCTTAG
- a CDS encoding AbrB family transcriptional regulator — translation MAAKKEKTGLDAHTVARWAIVVPVSVLLGWLFSLWHVPAAWILAAIISSGAMALITGEDLQVNRTFYNVSRGFIGMMAALPLTVVPLGQLVGFLPAAVTMSFVTIMVGIVGGLLLHRAQPRDVSSETGILSMLPGGASLMPALADELGADFRYVALTQYLRLLVVSVSLPAVVALLDTPAGKGADLTVEGETTWWIIALVLAIAFLGEKLGKLLHLPATAVLGPLLLTVLVSFVLPEGHTLEPLYVFKVMAFLSIGWVCGGGLSLPALKAFAKQLPATILFIVVIIGICAATAWPLTKWLHISYFEGYLATSPGALETVLALSAEGGAGPAVIAVQLTRLIAVLVIAGYLPQLLRLAKRLLRR, via the coding sequence ATGGCCGCAAAGAAGGAAAAGACCGGGCTTGATGCCCACACAGTAGCGCGGTGGGCCATCGTTGTCCCGGTCTCTGTTCTTTTGGGCTGGCTTTTCAGCCTGTGGCACGTGCCCGCCGCGTGGATTCTGGCGGCCATTATCTCCTCGGGCGCGATGGCCCTCATTACGGGCGAGGACCTCCAGGTCAACCGGACTTTTTATAATGTGTCGCGCGGATTTATCGGCATGATGGCAGCACTTCCCCTCACCGTGGTGCCGCTGGGCCAGCTGGTCGGTTTCCTGCCCGCGGCAGTGACCATGTCCTTTGTCACCATCATGGTCGGCATCGTCGGCGGCCTGCTGCTGCACCGCGCGCAGCCGCGCGATGTCTCCTCCGAAACCGGCATTCTGTCTATGCTGCCGGGTGGTGCCTCGCTGATGCCCGCGCTTGCCGACGAACTCGGTGCCGACTTCCGCTACGTCGCCCTCACCCAATACCTACGCTTATTGGTGGTCTCGGTATCGCTACCGGCCGTCGTCGCGCTCCTTGATACCCCGGCCGGTAAAGGCGCGGACCTCACGGTGGAGGGAGAAACCACCTGGTGGATCATCGCGCTGGTCCTTGCCATCGCCTTCCTGGGCGAGAAGCTGGGAAAGCTGCTACACCTGCCCGCCACGGCCGTGCTCGGCCCCCTTCTGCTGACGGTGTTGGTCTCCTTCGTGCTGCCGGAGGGCCACACGCTCGAGCCGCTCTACGTCTTCAAAGTGATGGCATTCTTGTCCATCGGCTGGGTCTGCGGCGGCGGGCTTTCGCTGCCCGCGCTCAAGGCCTTTGCCAAGCAATTGCCCGCCACGATTCTTTTCATCGTGGTCATCATCGGCATCTGCGCGGCCACCGCCTGGCCGCTGACTAAGTGGCTGCACATCTCCTACTTTGAGGGTTATCTCGCCACGAGCCCCGGCGCGCTGGAGACGGTGCTCGCGCTCTCCGCCGAGGGCGGGGCCGGACCAGCGGTCATCGCGGTACAGCTCACCCGGCTCATTGCGGTGCTGGTCATCGCGGGCTACCTGCCGCAGCTGCTGCGGCTGGCGAAGCGCCTGCTGCGCCGCTAG
- a CDS encoding TIGR00730 family Rossman fold protein: MQSVAVYCGSATGNSPAYTQAAQELGAELARRGLTLVYGGGNIGLMREVAEACLAAGGTVTGVMPQSLVDLEISHPGLTTLEVVGSMAERKTRMEQLADAYICLPGGVGTLEELTEVLTLQQLGHIRGPVGLVNTEDFWRPFHAMYAAMAESGFILPRFVDALVMEEKPQDILDKFSGWSYPGTKWDND, encoded by the coding sequence ATGCAGTCAGTAGCGGTTTATTGTGGTTCAGCAACAGGAAACTCCCCGGCCTATACGCAGGCGGCACAGGAATTGGGCGCGGAGCTGGCCCGACGCGGCCTGACCCTGGTCTATGGCGGCGGCAATATTGGCCTGATGCGCGAGGTTGCAGAGGCCTGCCTGGCCGCCGGCGGTACCGTCACCGGCGTGATGCCGCAGTCGCTGGTGGACCTGGAGATTTCCCACCCCGGCCTGACCACCCTCGAGGTGGTCGGCTCCATGGCCGAGCGCAAGACCCGCATGGAGCAGCTTGCCGATGCCTATATTTGCCTCCCCGGCGGCGTCGGCACCCTCGAAGAGCTCACCGAGGTGCTCACCTTGCAGCAGCTGGGCCACATCCGCGGCCCGGTAGGCCTTGTTAATACGGAGGACTTTTGGCGCCCGTTTCATGCCATGTACGCCGCCATGGCCGAGTCCGGCTTCATCCTGCCGCGTTTTGTTGATGCCTTGGTGATGGAGGAGAAACCGCAGGATATCCTGGATAAATTCAGCGGCTGGAGCTACCCCGGAACAAAGTGGGACAACGATTAG
- a CDS encoding ferritin translates to MDEKLQTLLNDQVISEYGASMVYTQLAFEMDNLSFPGMRDWFMGQAAEERVHAEKIADHLLSRGYRVELNDIPVGSVKAANPQDAFQASLEHEQKVSEEIRTIARAALDAQDLESRQLVDWFLSEQVEEEATVSEILDQIKLVGNDGSGLLRIDERLAGRTEGGA, encoded by the coding sequence ATGGACGAGAAGCTGCAAACCCTGTTGAATGACCAGGTTATTAGCGAGTATGGCGCTTCCATGGTCTACACCCAGCTGGCCTTCGAGATGGATAATCTCTCCTTCCCAGGCATGCGCGATTGGTTCATGGGCCAGGCCGCTGAAGAGCGCGTGCATGCCGAAAAGATTGCGGACCACTTGCTCTCCCGCGGATACCGCGTAGAGCTCAATGACATCCCGGTTGGCTCCGTCAAGGCCGCTAACCCGCAGGATGCCTTCCAGGCTTCCCTCGAGCACGAGCAGAAGGTTTCCGAGGAGATCCGCACCATCGCCCGCGCGGCGCTAGACGCACAGGATCTGGAATCCCGCCAGCTCGTTGACTGGTTCCTGAGCGAGCAGGTGGAAGAAGAGGCTACCGTTTCTGAGATTCTGGACCAGATCAAGCTGGTGGGCAATGATGGTTCTGGCCTACTGCGCATCGATGAGCGCCTGGCTGGTCGCACCGAAGGCGGCGCTTAA
- a CDS encoding DUF885 domain-containing protein: protein MSSEQTAKRQPSLLDASCDNFVHDLAELSPTDATAWGIDGYEGELQDFSPEYFTAIADRTREMVADLDALDDTTDESDDEDDFDDVDYVTAAVLRDRLCLDLDLHHHGEDVCCLNNIASPVQTIRDTLLLMPQDTDEDRDAIRSRLSKVKTSLAGYRSSLEEAASHGMVAPHRQISEVIVQCERLADADSMLESLGLDADSAEVQQAKEAFGEFSDWLSNDLQPQAPTKDAVGRERYERFSKLFVGDAVNLDEAYEWGLDQVRSLRAEQEKIAHELYGSECSVRSAMRKLNHEDRYTLRGTDALVEWMQSTADGVIAELNGKEFDIPEEVEEIECCIDPAGTGGIFYTPPSDDFSRPGRMWWSVPEGQDTFHTWQELTTVHHEGVPGHHLQLGSALVQEDLNLWRRAVTWNSGHGEGWALYAEQLMAELGYMDDPGFRMGMLDAQRLRAARVVVDIGLHLGKQLPDCSTSGTWDKAHVKTFMRENTAMDDANLNFEVNRYLGWPGQAPSYALGQRLWQETRAEAEKQGMSAREFHSEALALGSVPMSVLREAVLGN from the coding sequence ATGAGTTCTGAGCAGACCGCTAAGCGCCAGCCCTCTCTACTGGACGCCTCGTGTGATAACTTCGTTCACGACCTAGCCGAGCTTTCCCCCACCGATGCCACCGCGTGGGGCATTGACGGCTACGAGGGCGAATTGCAGGATTTCTCCCCCGAGTACTTCACTGCCATCGCAGACCGCACCCGCGAAATGGTCGCGGACCTGGATGCCCTGGATGACACCACCGATGAGTCCGATGATGAGGATGACTTTGATGACGTGGACTATGTCACCGCGGCCGTCCTGCGCGATCGCCTCTGCCTTGATCTCGATCTGCACCACCACGGCGAGGATGTGTGTTGCCTGAATAACATCGCCTCCCCGGTGCAGACCATCCGCGATACCCTGCTGCTCATGCCGCAGGACACGGACGAGGACCGCGATGCCATTCGCTCCCGCCTGTCTAAGGTGAAGACCTCCCTGGCCGGCTACCGCAGCTCCCTGGAAGAGGCGGCCTCCCATGGCATGGTGGCACCGCACCGCCAGATCTCTGAGGTCATTGTGCAGTGCGAGCGGCTTGCCGACGCCGACTCGATGCTCGAGTCCCTCGGTCTCGACGCCGACTCCGCCGAGGTGCAGCAGGCCAAGGAGGCCTTTGGCGAGTTCTCCGATTGGCTCTCCAATGACCTGCAGCCCCAGGCACCCACCAAGGACGCCGTGGGCCGCGAGCGCTACGAGCGCTTTTCCAAGCTCTTTGTGGGCGATGCCGTCAACCTCGACGAGGCCTATGAGTGGGGCCTGGACCAGGTGCGCAGCCTGCGCGCGGAGCAGGAAAAGATCGCCCACGAGCTCTACGGCTCTGAGTGCTCGGTGCGCTCGGCGATGCGCAAGCTCAACCATGAGGACCGCTATACCCTGCGTGGCACCGATGCGCTGGTGGAGTGGATGCAGTCCACCGCCGATGGCGTCATTGCTGAACTCAACGGCAAGGAATTCGATATTCCGGAGGAAGTAGAAGAGATCGAGTGCTGCATCGATCCGGCCGGCACCGGCGGCATTTTCTACACCCCGCCGAGCGATGATTTCTCCCGCCCGGGCCGCATGTGGTGGTCCGTGCCGGAGGGCCAGGACACCTTCCACACCTGGCAGGAGCTGACCACCGTCCACCACGAGGGCGTGCCGGGCCACCATCTGCAGCTCGGCTCCGCACTGGTGCAAGAAGACCTCAACCTGTGGCGCCGCGCGGTGACGTGGAACTCCGGCCACGGCGAGGGCTGGGCGCTCTACGCCGAGCAGCTCATGGCCGAGCTGGGTTACATGGATGATCCGGGCTTCCGCATGGGCATGTTGGATGCGCAACGCCTGCGCGCCGCCCGCGTGGTCGTGGACATCGGATTGCACCTGGGCAAGCAGCTGCCAGATTGCTCTACCTCCGGTACATGGGACAAGGCGCACGTGAAGACCTTCATGCGCGAAAACACCGCCATGGATGATGCGAACCTCAACTTTGAGGTCAACCGCTACCTCGGTTGGCCGGGCCAGGCGCCGTCCTATGCGCTGGGCCAGCGCCTGTGGCAGGAAACCCGCGCCGAGGCCGAGAAGCAGGGCATGAGCGCGCGCGAATTTCACTCGGAGGCCCTCGCCCTGGGCTCCGTCCCGATGTCCGTCCTGCGCGAGGCCGTGCTGGGCAACTAG